One Paraglaciecola mesophila genomic region harbors:
- a CDS encoding transposase: MPQSRKSQISLIDTPYYHCVSRCVRQSYLCGTNQLTGQSYEHRRGWVEERLLFLSTVFAIDICAYAVMSNHTHVVLCVDKELADNWNTESVLKRYHILHKGTLLTQKFINGDTLTQGELITLDDTVEIYRKRLYDISWFMRDLNEYIAREANKEDDCTGRFWEGRFKSQALLDESAVLACMAYVDLNPIRAKIAKTPETATHTSIKKRIHAAKYHQAQPSTLMHFAGNLKENMLKGIAYSLKDYCELIDTTGRCIRDDKAGYIDNTQSPILQRLGLDSAQWLALTTEFEKHFCYAAGGEQMMNTFKRHTHHQRIRGMGNARQLLKKV, from the coding sequence ATGCCCCAGTCACGAAAAAGCCAAATCAGTTTAATCGATACCCCTTATTATCATTGTGTGTCCCGATGTGTTCGCCAGTCTTATTTGTGTGGCACAAACCAACTTACTGGGCAGAGCTACGAGCACAGGCGTGGCTGGGTGGAAGAGCGTTTACTGTTTTTATCGACCGTGTTCGCGATTGATATTTGTGCTTATGCAGTGATGAGTAATCATACTCATGTGGTGCTTTGTGTGGATAAAGAGTTGGCTGATAACTGGAATACCGAATCGGTACTAAAGCGTTATCACATACTTCATAAAGGCACGTTACTCACTCAAAAATTTATAAACGGCGATACCTTAACTCAAGGGGAGCTCATCACCCTTGATGACACTGTTGAAATCTACAGAAAACGTTTATACGACATCAGTTGGTTTATGCGTGACTTAAATGAATATATTGCCCGTGAAGCGAATAAAGAAGATGACTGTACGGGCCGTTTTTGGGAAGGACGATTTAAATCACAAGCCCTGTTAGATGAAAGCGCCGTGCTAGCGTGTATGGCCTATGTGGATTTAAACCCCATTAGAGCGAAAATAGCCAAAACACCTGAAACAGCAACACACACCAGTATTAAAAAACGTATTCACGCTGCTAAATATCATCAAGCTCAACCGAGTACGCTAATGCACTTTGCGGGAAACCTGAAAGAAAACATGCTAAAAGGTATTGCGTATTCACTCAAAGACTATTGTGAGCTTATTGATACCACAGGTCGATGCATTCGTGATGATAAGGCAGGTTATATAGATAACACTCAAAGCCCTATTCTACAAAGATTGGGACTAGATAGCGCTCAGTGGTTAGCCTTAACCACTGAGTTTGAAAAACACTTCTGCTACGCCGCTGGGGGCGAGCAAATGATGAACACCTTTAAGCGCCATACCCACCATCAACGAATTCGCGGGATGGGTAATGCAAGGCAATTGCTAAAAAAAGTGTAA